A region from the Capra hircus breed San Clemente chromosome X unlocalized genomic scaffold, ASM170441v1, whole genome shotgun sequence genome encodes:
- the LOC108634461 gene encoding protein FAM127, producing the protein MDGRVQLIKALLALPIRPQTRRWRNPIPFPETFDGDTDRLPEFIVQTGAYMLVDENLFTNDALKVTFLITRMTGPALQWVIPYIRKQSPLLNDYRGFLAEMKRVFGWVEDEDF; encoded by the coding sequence ATGGATGGCCGAGTGCAGCTGATCAAGGCCCTCCTGGCCCTGCCCATTAGGCCTCAGACACGTCGGTGGAGGAACCCGATCCCCTTCCCCGAGACGTTTGACGGCGACACCGACCGGCTCCCGGAGTTTATCGTGCAGACGGGCGCCTACATGCTAGTGGACGAGAACCTGTTCACCAACGATGCCCTGAAGGTGACGTTCCTCATCACCCGCATGACCGGGCCAGCCCTGCAGTGGGTGATCCCCTACATCAGGAAGCAGAGCCCCCTCCTCAACGATTACCGGGGCTTCCTGGCCGAGATGAAGCGGGTGTTTGGATGGGTGGAAGACGAGGACTTCTAG